Proteins encoded within one genomic window of Amycolatopsis nigrescens CSC17Ta-90:
- a CDS encoding prolyl oligopeptidase family serine peptidase, with protein MSTQPAPQHPSAVIPERLFDDEGAEDRWRARFRAPRMSAPDWAIDAPDASIYVSNTSGAWEVYAWNRATGEHRRVTDRPNGTVHATPSPDGKSIWWFNDTDGDEFGSWVREPFAAGGAPETAVPGVHDGYPAGLEIGHRVIAIGVSTDEGSELFTHADGETKRFYASEDDASVAGLSRDERLVAISHAEHGDSRHPAVRVLTTGDFAAVADKWDGEGKGLTPLEFSPVSGDSRLLLLHERRGREELLVWDVERDTETEIELDLPGEVVAEWYPLADALLVVHFHQGRSSLYRYHLDTAELSSLDTPAGRIGGAGVRPDGSVEYAWSSAAQPPVIRVRAADGEDKVLLTPPGERAPGSSPMTDAFVEGAGGQIHALVSRPADAPAGPLPTVFTLHGGPHSADEDRFSAYRALWLDAGVAVVEVNYRGSTGYGSAWRDAIEGRPGLTELEDVAAVHDWAVQSGLADPAKCVVSGASWGGYLTLLALGTQPDRWAAGVSSVPVADYVAAYEDEMEQLRSFDRALFGGTPESVPAVYKECSPITYVDAVRAPVLVLAGDNDPRCPIRQVENYLDRLAKRGLPYEFYRYDAGHGSLVIAETINQIAAEVYFALRALGLR; from the coding sequence GTGAGTACGCAGCCAGCGCCCCAGCACCCGTCCGCAGTGATCCCCGAGCGTCTGTTCGACGACGAGGGGGCCGAAGACCGGTGGCGCGCCAGGTTCCGGGCGCCGCGGATGTCGGCTCCGGACTGGGCGATCGACGCGCCGGACGCGAGCATCTACGTGTCCAACACCAGCGGGGCGTGGGAGGTGTACGCCTGGAACCGGGCGACCGGTGAGCACCGCAGGGTCACCGACCGGCCGAACGGCACCGTGCACGCGACCCCCTCGCCGGACGGGAAGTCCATCTGGTGGTTCAACGACACCGACGGTGACGAGTTCGGTTCCTGGGTGCGCGAGCCCTTCGCCGCCGGTGGCGCGCCTGAAACCGCGGTGCCCGGGGTGCACGACGGCTACCCGGCCGGCCTGGAGATCGGGCACCGGGTGATCGCGATCGGCGTGTCCACCGACGAGGGCAGCGAACTGTTCACCCACGCCGACGGGGAGACGAAGCGGTTCTACGCCAGTGAGGACGACGCGAGCGTCGCCGGACTGTCCCGGGACGAGCGACTGGTGGCCATCTCACATGCTGAACACGGCGACTCCCGGCACCCGGCGGTGCGGGTGCTCACCACAGGCGATTTCGCCGCCGTCGCGGACAAATGGGACGGCGAGGGCAAGGGGCTCACGCCGCTGGAGTTCTCGCCGGTGTCCGGTGACTCCCGGCTCCTGCTGCTGCACGAGCGGCGCGGCCGCGAGGAACTGCTGGTCTGGGACGTCGAGCGGGACACCGAGACCGAGATCGAGCTGGACCTGCCCGGCGAGGTGGTCGCCGAGTGGTACCCCCTTGCCGACGCGCTGCTGGTGGTGCACTTCCACCAGGGCCGCAGTTCGCTGTACCGCTACCACCTCGACACCGCAGAGCTGTCCTCTTTGGACACTCCGGCGGGACGGATCGGCGGTGCCGGGGTGCGGCCGGACGGATCGGTGGAGTACGCCTGGTCGAGCGCGGCGCAGCCGCCGGTGATCCGGGTCCGCGCGGCCGACGGCGAGGACAAGGTGTTGCTGACCCCGCCCGGCGAGCGGGCTCCCGGTTCGTCCCCGATGACCGATGCGTTCGTCGAAGGCGCCGGTGGGCAGATCCACGCGCTGGTGTCGCGGCCCGCGGACGCGCCGGCCGGCCCGCTGCCGACGGTGTTCACCCTGCACGGCGGCCCGCACTCGGCGGACGAGGACCGCTTCTCCGCGTATCGCGCGCTGTGGCTGGACGCCGGAGTGGCCGTGGTGGAGGTCAACTACCGCGGTTCGACCGGATACGGATCGGCCTGGCGTGACGCGATCGAGGGCAGGCCCGGCCTGACCGAGCTGGAGGACGTCGCCGCGGTGCACGACTGGGCGGTGCAGAGCGGCCTGGCCGATCCGGCGAAGTGCGTGGTCAGCGGCGCGTCCTGGGGCGGCTACCTGACCCTGCTCGCGCTCGGCACCCAGCCGGACCGCTGGGCGGCCGGGGTCTCGAGCGTGCCGGTCGCGGACTACGTGGCGGCTTACGAAGACGAGATGGAGCAGCTCCGCTCCTTCGACCGCGCGCTGTTCGGCGGCACGCCCGAATCGGTGCCCGCGGTGTACAAGGAGTGCTCGCCGATCACCTATGTGGACGCGGTGCGGGCGCCGGTGCTGGTGCTGGCCGGCGACAACGATCCGCGCTGCCCGATCCGGCAGGTGGAGAACTACCTCGACCGGCTCGCCAAGCGCGGCCTGCCGTACGAGTTCTACCGCTACGACGCCGGCCACGGCTCGCTGGTGATCGCCGAAACGATCAACCAGATCGCCGCGGAAGTGTACTTCGCGCTGCGCGCCCTCGGCCTGCGCTGA
- a CDS encoding TIGR03085 family metal-binding protein: MGVAKDERLALCSLFDELGPEAPTLCTGWRTRDLAAHLVLREHRPDAAPGILLSPLAGHTQRVQDNYAARPWSELVGSVRSGPPRFWPTAFGPLDEIVNGPEFLVHHEDVRRAQPDWAPRDPDPRRDATALASIRRIGRLAFRRSPVGVVLLTPAGAEVTAKRGPNPVTITGEPVELLFYAFGRDAVHVSFEGDKSALDGVSRGL; the protein is encoded by the coding sequence ATGGGAGTCGCGAAGGATGAGCGCCTGGCGCTGTGCAGCCTGTTCGACGAACTCGGCCCCGAGGCGCCGACCTTGTGCACCGGCTGGCGGACCCGCGACCTCGCCGCCCACCTGGTGCTCCGGGAGCACCGGCCGGACGCGGCGCCCGGCATCCTGCTGTCCCCGCTGGCCGGTCACACCCAGCGGGTGCAGGACAACTACGCGGCCAGGCCTTGGTCGGAGCTGGTCGGCTCGGTTCGCTCCGGTCCGCCCCGGTTCTGGCCGACCGCGTTCGGCCCGCTGGACGAGATCGTCAACGGCCCCGAGTTCCTGGTGCATCACGAAGATGTCCGGCGGGCGCAGCCGGACTGGGCGCCAAGGGACCCGGACCCCCGCCGCGACGCGACCGCGTTGGCTTCGATCCGGCGGATCGGGCGGCTGGCCTTCCGGCGTAGCCCGGTCGGCGTCGTGCTGCTCACCCCCGCCGGCGCCGAGGTGACCGCCAAACGCGGCCCGAACCCGGTGACCATCACCGGCGAGCCGGTCGAGCTGCTCTTCTACGCCTTCGGCCGGGACGCGGTGCACGTGTCCTTCGAGGGCGACAAGTCCGCGCTCGACGGGGTCAGCCGCGGTCTCTGA
- a CDS encoding 2-hydroxymuconate tautomerase: MPLINVTMFPGRTEEQKRELVRELTDAFARTCDANPDGVWVTINEVPPERWAVGGRLISDR; the protein is encoded by the coding sequence TTGCCACTCATCAACGTCACCATGTTCCCCGGCCGCACCGAGGAGCAGAAGCGCGAACTGGTCCGGGAACTCACCGATGCCTTCGCCCGCACCTGCGACGCGAACCCCGACGGCGTCTGGGTCACCATCAACGAGGTACCGCCCGAGCGCTGGGCCGTCGGCGGCCGCCTGATCTCGGACCGCTGA
- a CDS encoding transglycosylase domain-containing protein, translating into MRKRDGLFKLVGLCLLAGVLVAGVLFPVVGAAGVVSNRASETVDSMSADLANEPPPLVTSVTDSAGNQIATLYKQYRIPTAPDQISDAMKWALVSVEDRRFYEHHGVDWKGTIRAAVSTSGGSTQGASTLTQQYVKNYLINVTNRPKSDSEEDINAAKMGQAKAQEVSIARKLKEARIAIQLETKMTKEQILAGYLNVVEFSRQIYGIGAAAQTYFGVQAKDLNVAQSALLAGIVNNPIVFDPWRNPEKAKERRDLVLDRMVDNQKLAKVDADKAKAEPLGVTPGAPKKPAANCTGAGTENGFFCQYVEDYLLKSGMTKDDLYTGGYTIRTSMDQKANHEAKVSAESQVNKKQKNVANTLSLVRPGKEKHEVVALAANRDYGPDAAAGQTIFGLPSGVYNTGGAGSSYKIFTAAAALKEGKAGIFSNIQVPGSYSSSVFTGGGPSCPTVARGTRAYCLSNNEGSNYPSSMSLQSALATSPNTGFVILEEQAGMGSVVDMASKLGMRETMASNLGGGTVKPDSKEPGENVSQSTFFGPKENSPGQGSFTLGPSPLSGLELANVAATILSGGKWCPPTPIGQVTDRDGKPKQITEQPCEQVVEEGLANSLAVGMSKDEQPGGTSAAAASNAGWTRPLIGKTGTTQENGSATFVGGTPQLAGAAMVFRPEGGKGGLCDVPGTVITCPKGTMFGGRTPARTFYGAMNKIMEGQEVAQLPPSDPKYERAGR; encoded by the coding sequence GTGCGTAAGAGGGATGGTCTGTTCAAGCTCGTCGGTCTCTGTCTGCTCGCGGGGGTGCTCGTCGCCGGGGTGCTGTTCCCCGTGGTCGGTGCGGCGGGGGTGGTCTCCAACCGCGCCAGCGAGACGGTCGACAGCATGTCGGCCGATCTGGCGAACGAGCCGCCGCCGCTGGTCACGTCGGTGACCGACTCGGCGGGCAACCAGATCGCGACGCTGTACAAGCAGTACCGGATCCCGACCGCGCCGGACCAGATCTCGGACGCGATGAAGTGGGCACTGGTCTCGGTGGAGGACCGCCGGTTCTACGAGCACCACGGGGTGGACTGGAAGGGCACCATCCGGGCCGCGGTGAGCACCAGCGGCGGCAGCACCCAGGGTGCGTCCACGCTGACCCAGCAGTACGTGAAGAACTACCTGATCAACGTGACCAACCGGCCGAAGAGCGACAGCGAAGAGGACATCAACGCGGCCAAGATGGGCCAGGCCAAGGCCCAGGAGGTGTCGATCGCCCGCAAGCTGAAGGAAGCGCGGATCGCGATCCAGCTCGAGACCAAGATGACCAAGGAACAGATCCTGGCCGGCTACTTGAACGTGGTCGAGTTCTCCCGGCAGATCTACGGCATCGGCGCGGCCGCGCAGACCTACTTCGGGGTGCAGGCGAAGGACCTCAACGTGGCGCAGTCCGCGCTGCTGGCCGGGATCGTGAACAACCCGATCGTCTTCGACCCGTGGCGGAACCCGGAGAAGGCCAAGGAACGGCGCGACCTGGTGCTGGATCGCATGGTGGACAACCAGAAGCTGGCCAAGGTGGACGCGGACAAGGCCAAGGCCGAGCCGCTGGGCGTAACCCCGGGGGCGCCGAAGAAGCCGGCCGCGAACTGCACCGGCGCCGGTACCGAGAACGGTTTCTTCTGCCAGTACGTCGAGGACTACCTGCTCAAGTCCGGGATGACCAAGGACGACCTTTACACCGGCGGCTACACGATCCGGACCAGCATGGACCAGAAGGCCAACCACGAGGCCAAGGTCTCCGCCGAGTCGCAGGTCAACAAGAAGCAGAAGAACGTGGCCAACACCCTGTCGCTGGTGCGGCCGGGCAAGGAAAAACACGAGGTGGTGGCGCTGGCGGCGAACCGGGACTACGGCCCGGATGCCGCCGCCGGGCAGACCATCTTCGGCCTGCCGTCCGGGGTTTACAACACCGGCGGCGCCGGGTCGAGCTACAAGATCTTCACCGCGGCGGCGGCCCTGAAGGAGGGGAAGGCCGGGATCTTCAGCAACATCCAGGTACCGGGCAGCTACAGCTCGTCGGTGTTCACCGGTGGTGGGCCGAGCTGCCCGACGGTCGCGCGGGGCACCCGTGCCTACTGCCTCAGCAACAACGAGGGCTCCAACTACCCCAGCTCGATGTCGCTGCAGAGCGCGCTGGCCACCTCGCCGAACACCGGCTTCGTCATCCTCGAGGAACAGGCGGGCATGGGTTCGGTGGTCGACATGGCCAGCAAGCTGGGCATGCGCGAGACGATGGCCAGCAACCTCGGCGGCGGCACCGTGAAGCCCGATTCGAAGGAGCCCGGCGAGAACGTCAGCCAGAGCACCTTCTTCGGTCCCAAGGAGAACTCGCCGGGGCAGGGTTCCTTCACCCTCGGTCCGTCCCCGCTGAGCGGGCTGGAACTGGCGAACGTGGCCGCCACGATTCTCAGCGGCGGCAAGTGGTGCCCGCCGACCCCGATCGGCCAGGTGACCGATCGCGACGGCAAGCCAAAGCAGATCACCGAGCAGCCCTGCGAGCAGGTCGTCGAGGAAGGTCTCGCGAACAGCCTCGCGGTCGGCATGAGCAAGGACGAGCAGCCCGGCGGCACCTCGGCCGCGGCCGCCTCGAACGCGGGCTGGACCCGGCCGCTGATCGGCAAGACCGGTACCACCCAGGAGAACGGCTCGGCCACCTTCGTCGGCGGCACCCCGCAGCTGGCCGGCGCGGCGATGGTCTTCCGGCCCGAAGGCGGCAAGGGCGGCCTCTGCGACGTGCCGGGCACGGTGATCACCTGTCCCAAGGGCACCATGTTCGGTGGCAGGACACCAGCGCGCACGTTCTACGGCGCGATGAATAAGATCATGGAAGGCCAGGAGGTCGCCCAGCTACCTCCGTCCGACCCCAAGTACGAACGCGCCGGACGGTAG
- a CDS encoding methyltransferase domain-containing protein, with translation MHEGYAPGYAHDVMAMMSGRTAADRARFVLPLLRNGMRVLDVGCGPGSITIGLGAEVPGCQVLGVDREPGQLELARAALRRTRLSTVDFAAGSVYALPAASASVDVVFAHALFEHLASGADALAELYRVLRPGGLLTLSTSDWSRARLRPNTANVNAALRGHYLLRKRAGGDPFAGKRLPEQVTRAGFRDVRAHARYRPDFGYRELAKYVEARLVAALAAPGGDRDQLASAARSAWVWAQGGDGDFQQCWVEIVATK, from the coding sequence GTGCACGAGGGATACGCGCCGGGCTACGCCCACGACGTGATGGCGATGATGTCCGGGCGCACCGCCGCCGATCGCGCCAGGTTCGTCCTGCCGTTGCTGCGGAACGGGATGCGCGTGCTGGACGTCGGCTGCGGTCCCGGCTCGATCACCATCGGCCTCGGCGCCGAGGTGCCGGGCTGCCAGGTGCTCGGCGTCGACCGCGAGCCGGGCCAGCTCGAGCTGGCCCGCGCCGCACTGCGCCGCACCAGACTGTCCACAGTGGACTTCGCTGCGGGTTCGGTGTACGCCTTGCCGGCCGCTTCGGCCAGCGTCGACGTCGTTTTCGCGCACGCCCTGTTCGAGCATCTGGCCAGCGGGGCGGATGCGCTCGCCGAGCTGTACCGCGTGCTGCGCCCCGGCGGCCTGCTCACACTGTCTACTTCGGACTGGAGCAGGGCGAGGCTCCGGCCGAACACGGCGAACGTGAACGCCGCCCTGCGCGGGCACTACCTGCTGCGCAAGCGCGCCGGCGGGGACCCGTTCGCCGGGAAACGACTGCCGGAGCAGGTGACGCGGGCGGGGTTCCGTGACGTGCGCGCGCACGCCAGGTACCGGCCGGACTTCGGTTATCGCGAGCTCGCCAAGTACGTCGAGGCCAGGCTGGTCGCCGCACTGGCCGCGCCAGGTGGCGACCGGGACCAGCTGGCCAGCGCCGCCAGGTCGGCCTGGGTGTGGGCACAGGGCGGGGACGGCGACTTCCAGCAGTGCTGGGTGGAGATCGTCGCCACCAAGTGA
- a CDS encoding putative T7SS-secreted protein yields the protein MTGTQHRGDLLPQIRGNLDAIGTECRRLDTLATFFDTVGEDLRRTEATHWQSQAGRDFEELGFTLAKHCRRTADAHFTAAGALDRYRATLEDLQRLRDSVAEDVRRSPDPVTIEAARASVARWQAQLHSAGEVASREVAKAAAELESVNRLLPEPVPAMAAPVAVPEPPPGRHAATRPPPTPYDAWRNPESYRQRVREINDALLDAVSRN from the coding sequence ATGACCGGAACCCAGCACCGCGGCGATCTGCTGCCGCAGATCCGGGGCAACCTGGACGCGATCGGCACCGAGTGCCGCCGGCTCGACACCCTCGCGACCTTCTTCGACACGGTCGGCGAGGACCTCCGGCGGACCGAGGCCACGCACTGGCAGAGCCAGGCCGGGCGCGATTTCGAAGAGCTCGGCTTCACGCTGGCCAAGCACTGCCGGCGGACCGCCGACGCGCATTTCACCGCGGCCGGCGCACTGGACCGGTACCGGGCCACGCTGGAGGACCTGCAACGCCTCCGCGACTCGGTGGCCGAGGATGTGCGGCGCAGTCCGGATCCGGTCACCATCGAGGCCGCGCGGGCCTCCGTCGCGCGCTGGCAGGCGCAGCTCCATTCGGCCGGTGAGGTGGCGTCCCGGGAGGTGGCCAAGGCCGCGGCCGAGCTGGAGTCGGTCAACCGGCTGCTGCCCGAGCCGGTGCCGGCCATGGCGGCACCGGTCGCGGTGCCGGAGCCGCCGCCGGGCAGGCATGCCGCGACGCGGCCGCCGCCGACGCCATACGACGCGTGGCGGAACCCGGAGTCCTACCGGCAGCGGGTCCGTGAGATCAACGACGCGCTGCTGGACGCCGTGTCACGGAACTGA
- a CDS encoding metallophosphoesterase gives MGTAAFGAATLGYAVGIERRHWTLRTAELPVLSPGARPIKLLHISDLHMLPGQQSKQRWVAALNELEPDLVVNTGDNLAHRQAVPSVLRAMGSLLERPGVFVFGSNDYYAPKPKNPARYLMPKGRKKRIHGIHLPWRDLRAALLEHGWMDLTHVRRSFRINGQDVFAAGVDDPHLNRDRYPDIAGRADRRAALRLGVTHSPEPRVLDPFAADGYDLVLAGHTHGGQLRIPGFGALVTNCELDRSRARGVSRWGADMWLHVSAGLGTSPYAPARFACPPEASLLTLVARDSGVQASPLRGSKQHPLNSPSAR, from the coding sequence GTGGGGACCGCGGCCTTCGGCGCGGCCACCCTGGGTTACGCCGTCGGGATCGAACGACGGCATTGGACCCTGCGCACGGCCGAACTGCCCGTGCTATCACCTGGTGCCCGACCGATCAAGCTGCTGCACATCTCCGACCTGCACATGCTGCCCGGCCAGCAGTCGAAGCAGCGCTGGGTCGCCGCGCTGAACGAGCTCGAACCGGACCTGGTGGTAAACACCGGGGACAACCTCGCCCACCGGCAGGCGGTGCCGTCCGTGCTGCGCGCGATGGGCTCCCTGCTGGAACGGCCAGGGGTCTTCGTCTTCGGCTCCAACGACTACTACGCCCCCAAGCCCAAGAACCCGGCGCGCTACCTGATGCCGAAGGGCCGCAAGAAGCGCATCCACGGCATCCACCTGCCCTGGCGCGATCTCCGCGCCGCCCTGCTCGAGCACGGCTGGATGGACCTCACGCACGTCCGGCGCAGCTTCCGGATCAACGGGCAGGACGTGTTCGCGGCCGGCGTGGACGACCCGCACCTGAACCGGGACCGCTACCCGGACATCGCCGGGCGAGCGGACCGGCGCGCGGCACTCCGCCTCGGCGTGACCCACTCGCCGGAACCGCGGGTACTGGACCCGTTCGCCGCCGACGGCTACGACCTGGTGCTCGCCGGGCACACCCACGGCGGGCAGCTGCGCATCCCGGGCTTCGGCGCGCTGGTCACCAACTGCGAACTGGACCGCTCACGAGCCCGCGGTGTCTCCCGCTGGGGAGCCGACATGTGGCTGCACGTCTCGGCCGGCCTCGGCACCTCCCCCTATGCGCCGGCCCGGTTCGCCTGCCCCCCGGAAGCGAGCCTGTTGACCCTGGTAGCCCGCGATTCCGGGGTACAGGCAAGCCCGCTTCGGGGCAGCAAACAGCATCCGCTAAACTCTCCTTCGGCCCGTTAA
- a CDS encoding ArsA-related P-loop ATPase → MTTPLPGWTDELARARLHFVTGKGGTGKTTIAASLAIALAAGGRRVLLVEVEGRQGIAQLFDAEPLPYAEQRIASTPGGGEVRALHIDVEAALLEYFELFYNLGFAGRTLRRMGAVEFATTLAPGLRDVLLTGKIKECVGRTESDGRYSYDAVVVDAPPTGRVVKFLDVTKALTDLAKTGPIRGQAEGVVRLLHSGGTVVHLVTLLEEMPVREAVEAVSELDGADLRPGAVLVNRVRPPRLPARSVTAAADGRVDASRVRTGLASAGLALPEATLEALVEETVEHAIRVAAEQRARDQLAEADLPTLELPEITAGVDVAALYELAEALTDQGVR, encoded by the coding sequence GTGACCACACCGCTGCCCGGCTGGACCGACGAGCTCGCGCGCGCCCGGCTGCACTTCGTGACCGGGAAGGGCGGGACCGGCAAGACCACGATCGCCGCGTCGCTGGCCATCGCGCTCGCCGCCGGCGGCAGGCGGGTGCTGCTGGTCGAGGTCGAAGGCCGCCAGGGCATCGCCCAACTCTTCGACGCCGAGCCGTTGCCGTACGCGGAGCAGCGGATCGCGTCCACCCCGGGCGGGGGCGAGGTGCGGGCGCTGCACATCGACGTGGAAGCCGCGCTGCTGGAGTACTTCGAGCTGTTCTACAACCTGGGTTTCGCCGGCCGCACCCTGCGCCGGATGGGCGCCGTCGAGTTCGCCACCACGCTCGCGCCGGGCCTGCGGGACGTACTGCTCACCGGCAAGATCAAGGAGTGCGTCGGGCGCACCGAGTCCGACGGCCGGTACAGCTACGACGCGGTGGTGGTGGACGCGCCGCCGACCGGCAGGGTGGTCAAGTTCCTGGACGTCACCAAGGCGCTCACCGACCTGGCCAAGACCGGCCCGATCCGCGGCCAGGCGGAAGGAGTGGTGCGGTTGCTGCACTCCGGCGGCACCGTGGTGCACCTGGTGACCCTGCTCGAAGAGATGCCGGTGCGGGAGGCCGTGGAGGCGGTCAGCGAACTCGACGGCGCCGACCTCCGGCCCGGCGCGGTGCTGGTGAACCGGGTCCGGCCGCCGCGGCTGCCGGCCAGGTCGGTGACCGCCGCCGCGGACGGCAGGGTGGACGCCTCCCGGGTCCGCACCGGGCTCGCGTCCGCCGGCCTCGCGCTGCCGGAGGCCACCCTGGAGGCGCTGGTCGAGGAGACCGTGGAGCACGCGATCAGGGTGGCCGCGGAACAGCGGGCGCGGGACCAGCTCGCCGAGGCGGATCTACCCACCCTGGAGCTGCCCGAGATCACCGCCGGCGTGGACGTCGCCGCGCTGTACGAGCTGGCCGAGGCGCTGACCGACCAGGGTGTGCGGTGA
- a CDS encoding ArsA family ATPase — MAETERPPDDLDLDALIDDPASRVIVCCGSGGVGKTTTAAALALRAAERGRQTVVLTIDPAKRLAQALGLRELGNQPKQVAVAGFEPKGELWAMMLDMRRTFDDMVRVHAGPERAANLLANPFYQTISTSFSGTQEYMAMEKLGQLAGSGDWDLIVVDTPPSRSALDFLDAPTRLVTALDGRMIKLLTAPAKAGGWGLRKVVSTGFSMFAKAVSTILGGQLLSDASAFVQAFDSMFGGFRERARKTAELLRSSGTAFLVVAAPEPDALREASYFVERLSAESMPLAGLVANRTHPVLADLSASDATAAADALERDGKAAPLATAVLRLHADRVAVAEREQRLLARFTRAHPSVQIVEVPALPSDVHDIAGLRDIGDQLGRT; from the coding sequence ATGGCGGAAACCGAGCGGCCCCCCGACGACCTCGACCTGGACGCGCTGATCGACGATCCGGCCAGCCGGGTGATCGTCTGCTGCGGTTCCGGCGGGGTCGGCAAGACCACCACCGCGGCCGCACTGGCGCTGCGCGCGGCCGAACGCGGACGGCAGACCGTGGTGCTCACCATCGACCCGGCTAAGCGGCTGGCGCAGGCGCTCGGCCTGCGGGAGCTGGGCAACCAGCCCAAGCAGGTCGCGGTCGCCGGCTTCGAGCCCAAGGGCGAGCTGTGGGCGATGATGCTGGACATGCGGCGCACCTTCGACGACATGGTGCGGGTGCACGCCGGGCCGGAGCGCGCCGCGAACCTGCTGGCCAATCCCTTCTACCAGACCATTTCCACGTCCTTCTCCGGCACGCAGGAGTACATGGCGATGGAGAAGCTGGGCCAACTCGCCGGTTCCGGCGACTGGGACCTGATCGTGGTGGACACCCCGCCGAGCCGGTCCGCGCTGGACTTCCTGGACGCGCCGACGCGGCTGGTCACCGCGCTGGACGGCCGGATGATCAAACTGCTCACCGCGCCGGCCAAGGCCGGCGGCTGGGGCCTGCGCAAGGTGGTCAGCACCGGGTTCTCGATGTTCGCCAAGGCGGTGTCCACCATCCTCGGCGGGCAGCTGCTCAGCGACGCGTCGGCGTTCGTGCAGGCCTTCGACAGCATGTTCGGCGGCTTCCGCGAGCGGGCCCGCAAGACCGCGGAGCTGCTGCGCTCCTCGGGTACCGCGTTCCTGGTGGTGGCCGCCCCGGAACCGGACGCGCTGCGCGAGGCCAGCTACTTCGTGGAGCGGCTGTCCGCGGAGTCGATGCCGCTGGCCGGGCTGGTCGCCAACCGCACCCACCCGGTGCTCGCCGATCTGTCCGCGAGCGACGCGACGGCCGCCGCGGACGCGCTGGAGCGGGACGGCAAGGCAGCGCCGCTGGCCACCGCGGTACTTCGGCTGCACGCCGACCGGGTGGCGGTGGCCGAGCGCGAGCAGCGGCTGCTGGCCCGGTTCACCAGGGCGCACCCGAGCGTGCAGATCGTCGAGGTGCCCGCGCTGCCCAGCGATGTGCACGACATCGCCGGGCTGCGCGACATCGGCGACCAGCTCGGCAGGACCTGA
- a CDS encoding WhiB family transcriptional regulator, whose product METNQSHWRVSASCRDADPDGLFVRGAEQNKAKTVCMGCPVRTECLAEALDHRINFGIWGGMTERERRALLRRRPDVSSWTELLESAKREFGELIETQAVRAG is encoded by the coding sequence ATGGAAACCAACCAGTCGCACTGGCGAGTCAGCGCGTCCTGCCGGGACGCGGACCCGGACGGGTTGTTCGTACGTGGGGCGGAACAGAACAAGGCCAAGACGGTCTGCATGGGCTGTCCCGTGCGCACCGAGTGCTTGGCCGAGGCACTGGATCACCGGATCAATTTCGGCATCTGGGGCGGCATGACCGAACGGGAGCGCCGGGCCCTGCTGCGGCGACGCCCGGACGTCTCGTCCTGGACCGAGCTGCTGGAGTCCGCCAAGCGCGAGTTCGGTGAGCTGATCGAGACGCAGGCGGTCCGGGCCGGCTGA
- a CDS encoding esterase/lipase family protein, which yields MRLRRPGIVTLALVLLAGSLGAPAAAANPRGVNDWSCRPSAAHPEPVVLVHGTGDNKERTWREIGPVLEREGYCAYSLTYGVLPDSPITGDVVGGLMPMDYSAKELRDFIEVVRAVTGAGKVDIVGYSQGTMVPTYYAKLLGGQDKINRYVSLAPIWGGTNLFGLAYIYGLLRTLGLGAVSGLLTNCAACPDLLTGSEMLRKLHEGGIFLPNISYTNIVTEYDRNIVPYTSGLGDGPNVRNVVLQESCPADQVDHVGIVFDPNAIGHVLGALDPAGARPVPCVPVQR from the coding sequence ATGCGCCTGCGCAGACCAGGCATCGTCACGCTCGCGCTCGTCCTGCTGGCCGGTTCGCTCGGCGCGCCGGCGGCGGCCGCGAACCCGCGCGGCGTGAACGACTGGAGCTGCCGGCCGAGCGCGGCGCACCCCGAACCGGTGGTGCTCGTGCACGGCACCGGCGACAACAAGGAACGCACCTGGCGCGAGATCGGGCCCGTCCTCGAACGCGAGGGCTACTGCGCCTACTCGCTGACCTACGGCGTGCTGCCGGACAGCCCGATCACCGGCGACGTGGTCGGCGGCCTGATGCCGATGGACTACAGCGCGAAGGAGCTGCGGGACTTCATCGAGGTGGTCCGTGCGGTTACCGGAGCGGGCAAAGTGGACATCGTCGGCTATTCGCAGGGCACCATGGTGCCCACCTACTACGCGAAACTGCTCGGCGGCCAGGACAAGATCAACCGGTACGTCAGCCTGGCCCCGATCTGGGGCGGCACCAACCTGTTCGGCCTCGCCTACATCTACGGGCTGCTGCGCACGCTCGGCCTCGGCGCGGTCAGCGGGCTGCTGACCAACTGCGCCGCCTGCCCGGACCTGCTCACCGGCTCGGAGATGCTGCGCAAACTGCACGAAGGCGGCATTTTCCTGCCGAACATCAGCTACACCAACATCGTCACCGAGTACGACCGGAACATCGTGCCCTACACCAGCGGGCTCGGCGACGGCCCGAACGTGCGGAACGTGGTGCTCCAGGAAAGCTGCCCGGCGGACCAGGTCGACCACGTCGGCATCGTGTTCGACCCGAACGCGATCGGGCACGTGCTGGGCGCTCTCGACCCGGCGGGCGCCCGGCCGGTGCCCTGCGTGCCCGTCCAGCGTTGA